A single Syngnathoides biaculeatus isolate LvHL_M chromosome 18, ASM1980259v1, whole genome shotgun sequence DNA region contains:
- the zcchc10 gene encoding zinc finger CCHC domain-containing protein 10 isoform X4 translates to MGHWTYECTGKRKYVHRPSRTVEMKKMMKEAENQQRSFSGPGQQSPSEKKTKKGKDSSGSSDVTGSSSSDSSSDGSDSSSSSLDNDTSSSSDSDDDESSSTSSSSSSSASSTDSSGSGSSSDSDQGPPKKKKKKK, encoded by the exons ATGGGACACTGGACGTACGAATGCACCGGGAAGCGTAAATATGTGCACAGACCCTCGAGGACAGTTGagatgaagaaaatgatgaaGGAAGCCGAGAATCAACAGAGGAGTTTCAGTGG ACCAGGACAACAAAGCCCCAGCGAGAAGAAAACTAAGAA GGGTAAAGACTCAAGCGGGAGCAGCGACGTTACAGGCAGCTCATCCAGTGACTCATCTTCAGACGGCAGCGACTCCTCCAGCTCATCTTTGGACAATgacaccagcagcagcagtgaCAGCGACGACGACGAAAGCTCAtccacctcttcctcctcctcatcgtcAGCGTCATCCACAGATAGCTCAGGCTCTGGAAGCAGCAGCGATTCAGATCAGGGACctcccaagaagaagaagaagaagaaatga
- the zcchc10 gene encoding zinc finger CCHC domain-containing protein 10 isoform X3, whose amino-acid sequence MATPMHRIIARRQAEANKQHVRCQKCLEMGHWTYECTGKRKYVHRPSRTVEMKKMMKEAENQQRSFSGPGQQSPSEKKTKKGKDSSGSSDVTGSSSSDSSSDGSDSSSSSLDNDTSSSSDSDDDESSSTSSSSSSSASSTDSSGSGSSSDSDQGPPKKKKKKK is encoded by the exons ATGGCGACTCCCATGCACAGAATAATAGCCAGGCGACAAGC GGAGGCAAACAAACAACACGTGCGTTGTCAGAAGTGTTTGGAAATGGGACACTGGACGTACGAATGCACCGGGAAGCGTAAATATGTGCACAGACCCTCGAGGACAGTTGagatgaagaaaatgatgaaGGAAGCCGAGAATCAACAGAGGAGTTTCAGTGG ACCAGGACAACAAAGCCCCAGCGAGAAGAAAACTAAGAA GGGTAAAGACTCAAGCGGGAGCAGCGACGTTACAGGCAGCTCATCCAGTGACTCATCTTCAGACGGCAGCGACTCCTCCAGCTCATCTTTGGACAATgacaccagcagcagcagtgaCAGCGACGACGACGAAAGCTCAtccacctcttcctcctcctcatcgtcAGCGTCATCCACAGATAGCTCAGGCTCTGGAAGCAGCAGCGATTCAGATCAGGGACctcccaagaagaagaagaagaagaaatga
- the zcchc10 gene encoding zinc finger CCHC domain-containing protein 10 isoform X1, with protein MFSMCVFSGHSTVVQEHPLIGGSKLPSSVVFSFIVTFREANKQHVRCQKCLEMGHWTYECTGKRKYVHRPSRTVEMKKMMKEAENQQRSFSGPGQQSPSEKKTKKGKDSSGSSDVTGSSSSDSSSDGSDSSSSSLDNDTSSSSDSDDDESSSTSSSSSSSASSTDSSGSGSSSDSDQGPPKKKKKKK; from the exons atgttctccatgtgcgttttttccgggcactccactgTCGTCCAagaacatccattaattggaggttctaaattgccctcaagTGTGGTT TTTTCTTTTATTGTCACCTTTAGGGAGGCAAACAAACAACACGTGCGTTGTCAGAAGTGTTTGGAAATGGGACACTGGACGTACGAATGCACCGGGAAGCGTAAATATGTGCACAGACCCTCGAGGACAGTTGagatgaagaaaatgatgaaGGAAGCCGAGAATCAACAGAGGAGTTTCAGTGG ACCAGGACAACAAAGCCCCAGCGAGAAGAAAACTAAGAA GGGTAAAGACTCAAGCGGGAGCAGCGACGTTACAGGCAGCTCATCCAGTGACTCATCTTCAGACGGCAGCGACTCCTCCAGCTCATCTTTGGACAATgacaccagcagcagcagtgaCAGCGACGACGACGAAAGCTCAtccacctcttcctcctcctcatcgtcAGCGTCATCCACAGATAGCTCAGGCTCTGGAAGCAGCAGCGATTCAGATCAGGGACctcccaagaagaagaagaagaagaaatga
- the zcchc10 gene encoding zinc finger CCHC domain-containing protein 10 isoform X2, producing the protein MAIVAKGGGAEDRQSESSITIVFSFIVTFREANKQHVRCQKCLEMGHWTYECTGKRKYVHRPSRTVEMKKMMKEAENQQRSFSGPGQQSPSEKKTKKGKDSSGSSDVTGSSSSDSSSDGSDSSSSSLDNDTSSSSDSDDDESSSTSSSSSSSASSTDSSGSGSSSDSDQGPPKKKKKKK; encoded by the exons ATGGCAATTGTCGcaaaggggggcggagctgaagatcgccagtcggaaagctCCATTACGATCGTT TTTTCTTTTATTGTCACCTTTAGGGAGGCAAACAAACAACACGTGCGTTGTCAGAAGTGTTTGGAAATGGGACACTGGACGTACGAATGCACCGGGAAGCGTAAATATGTGCACAGACCCTCGAGGACAGTTGagatgaagaaaatgatgaaGGAAGCCGAGAATCAACAGAGGAGTTTCAGTGG ACCAGGACAACAAAGCCCCAGCGAGAAGAAAACTAAGAA GGGTAAAGACTCAAGCGGGAGCAGCGACGTTACAGGCAGCTCATCCAGTGACTCATCTTCAGACGGCAGCGACTCCTCCAGCTCATCTTTGGACAATgacaccagcagcagcagtgaCAGCGACGACGACGAAAGCTCAtccacctcttcctcctcctcatcgtcAGCGTCATCCACAGATAGCTCAGGCTCTGGAAGCAGCAGCGATTCAGATCAGGGACctcccaagaagaagaagaagaagaaatga